GGTGAAAACTCCTGAATTTGAACGATTTTTTATTGAAGACAACGACACCATTATCATGAAAGCCTATGCCATTCAGGATGAAATCAGGGTTGGGTTCGGTGAGTGTGTTGTGAAAATTTTACCTGCAAAATCATGATTATCAATCCCTCAGAAATAAGCCTGATCAGGTTGCAGGAAATTCTTGCTGCTTCGGTGGCTCCGAGGCCGATTGCTCTGGTCAGTACCATCGATCCGGAAGGGCATTCCAACCTCTCCCCTTTTAGTTTTTTTAACTCATTCAGTATCAATCCTCCGGTACTTATCTTTAGTCCATCGAGGCGGGTCAGGGACAACACTGTCAAACATACCTACGAAAATCTCAAGGAAGTTCCTGAAGCCGTTATCAATGTGGTAACATATTCCATAGTCGAACAGGTTAATTTATCGAGTACGGAGTATCCGAAAGAGGTGAATGAATTTGTCAAATCGGGTCTGACACCTATTCCGTCAGAAACCGTCAGGCCTTTCGGAGTGAAGGAATCACCGGTTAGGTTTGAATGTAAAGTCTTGGAGATCATTGAGCTGGGAAAGGAAGGCGGGGCCGGTAATCTGGTGGTTTGCCGCATTGAGCGAATTCATTTGGAAAATACTGTTTTAAACGAAAAAGGAAATATTGATCCTCATCAAATAGACCTTGTTGGCAGGCTCGGAGAAAACTATTATTGCCGCGCATCGGGTAACGCAGTTTTTGAAGTGAAAAAGCCTTTACTTACCAAAGGGATCGGAATTGATTTGTTGCCTGACTTTATCCGTCAAAGCCGGATATTGAGTG
This genomic window from Sphingobacteriales bacterium contains:
- a CDS encoding flavin reductase family protein, with the translated sequence MIINPSEISLIRLQEILAASVAPRPIALVSTIDPEGHSNLSPFSFFNSFSINPPVLIFSPSRRVRDNTVKHTYENLKEVPEAVINVVTYSIVEQVNLSSTEYPKEVNEFVKSGLTPIPSETVRPFGVKESPVRFECKVLEIIELGKEGGAGNLVVCRIERIHLENTVLNEKGNIDPHQIDLVGRLGENYYCRASGNAVFEVKKPLLTKGIGIDLLPDFIRQSRILSGNHLGRMGNMERLPDLIEIDEFRKSNEFMKWAAECRGDTEKIHEKAARLIQINEVWKAMLWLMGNGK